TGGTGCTCAATTGCCAGGTTATCGCCCTCTTTCTCAACGATGGCGTCAATCAGCGAGCGCATCGCCTCCAGCCATTCCGCGTCCGCCACGTTATGCACGACGGTGTAGCCCAGAGTATCCAGTTCCTGTTTCATTTTCTCAGTCAGCGCAATGTTCGCTCCCAGCGCTTCCAGATAAACCGCAGATTGTTGTTCCATATTTATATTCCTTAACTTATCGATAACACAAAACAAACTCTAATCTGTGCCGACCGGGAATACATGAGGCTAAAACTACAAAAAACTGGACAAGCATACACGGCAGGGAAAAGTGTGATGGCTATCAAAATCCAGTCACCACCTGATCCTCACCAGGACTATCAATACTGGGGTAGCCTGATACAGAACAAATCAGCCCCGACAAAATAGATTATAATCAACAGGATAATAGCTCCACTCTAAGGCTAACGGGATGATTGACGATCTGGCAGACATTTTAAATCGTTTAGTAAATCAGAAGGATAATCTGCACGTCAGGTTTCCCGAACCGGATATCTCCGAGCCTGCGCTGGCGTTTAAAGTGCCCTTTCCTCGGCTGGAAATCGTGCTGGAGGGTGAACTGAAGGAAAATGGCTTGCCGCTGTCGGAGACGATGCTATCCACCTCGCAGGTGCTTTACGTCCAGGCGGGGAAATGGACCCAGCCGGAATGGACCGGACCGGCATCAACGCTAAGCATCCTGTTTGGTCGCCAGAAGCTCGGGTTTTGCGTGCAATACTGGGATGGCAAACAGCTGCGAACGGAAAAGCAGAACGTTGCTCGCCTCGGGCCACGCGTGGGCTCCTACCTGCTGCTGTCGCTCAATGAAATCTGCCTGCAGCCGGATCCGGTGACCGCCAGGCTGGTGGTCGCTGCGCTCTTGAGCCACTGCCTTGAGCAACTGGTTGGCCTGGAGATGCGGGTCAGCCGCAGCCGCGACCTGTTTATGGCGGTACAGGATTATCTGGAAGAGCATCTCAGCCAACCCCTGACCCGCGAGTCGGTTGCGAAACGTTTTCATATTACGCCCAACTATCTTTCGCATATTTTCCAGAAATCAGGTTCCGTCGGCTTCAACGAATTCCTCACCAGCGTGCGCCTGGAGAAAGCGAAAAAGCTGCTGCGCGGCTACGACCTGAAGGTGAAAGAGATCGCCCATAACTGCGGATTTGTCGACAGCAACTATTTCTGCCGGGTGTTTAAACGCTATACCGAGCGCTCCCCTTCCGAATATCGCCGTCACTGCCGCAGCGCTCAGCAGGGATGATTCAGGCCGCGCTATGCGGCCCACTCCACGCGCCCGCGACCGTTATTTTTCGCCTTGTAGAGCACGTCATCGACCTTTTTAATAAACTCATTCTGCGGTTCATCCTGATTGCGCAGGCCGACGCCAATGCTGATCGACAGCGGATTATGGTGATTAATCAGGATCGCGCGGGCATTTTGCAAAATTGACTGCGCCAGCTCATCAACTTCCTGCGCCGACAGACCATCAACAATAATGGCGAACTCTTCTCCGCCGATCCTCGATGGCAGCACTTTTTCGCTGGTGAGCTTCGCCAGCTGCTTACCGAGGGCAAACAAGACTTCATCGCCCACCAGATGGCCGTAGGTGTCATTGATTTTCTTAAAGAAATCGATATCGACAATCATTAGCGCCAGCGGATGCCCCTCTTTCTCGCGGATGGTGTCGATAAAAAAGCGGCGGTTTGGCAACTGGGTCAGCTCATCCTTCAGCGATTGAGAACGCGCATCGACGTACAGAAGATTGATACGCTCAATGATTTTGTAGATCCCAATAGCGGTCAGCAGCATCCCGGACAAGCGCAAGAGATCTTCGCAGTAGTAGCCCATCCAGCGCGGCTGATGGAAGATTTCGTCCATCAGGTCAAACGTTCCCCCGGCAATCCACAGCAGCAGTCCGTAGCGTACCCAGTTAACCGCCACATGGTTCATGCGTACTTTGGTTGAACTCCACAATATAAACAGCAGAAAAAGCAGCGCCAGGAGATCGATATACATTCCAGGATTAGACAAAATCACGCTCCACGGCCCCAGCGGCGGCGATACAAATGCACACAGGCCGGATACGGCAACGATCGTCAGCAGTGCGGGAAGAAAATGCGTTCGGGAAATAGCGGAGAGTGGTTGAATATTGATATTTTTTTCGCGTTCAGGCATGGGTAGGTCTCTCAACAACGTGGCTTACCATGTGTTAAGCATACCAGCCAACGGTGTTCGAGCGAACTTTAACGGCACATTACCTATTGATGGGGGAAATCAGCAAAAGAGAGAGTGGACTGACCCCGCGGAATTTTTCCAACGTACTACCAGTCCATGGCGACGAAGTCAGTGGCGCGGATGGTATAGGGTTATCCTGATAAGGATTTAGCTATCGGTGCGGGTTGGGGAGGACTTTTTTGGACAGTGGGAATTTTCGAAATGAACATATCAAAAACAGGGAATTACACAATTTAAATTACAGTCTCAATTTTAACTGTCCCCATATCACACATACCTATGCTAAATCCCCATGATCATTTGCTAAATAATCATGGGGTAAAAGTTGCATTTCCGTTGGTACTCAATAAGTATCAACCATCTAACCATAGCGAATCTTATTATTAAAAATCAGAAGATTCGCTATATTCGATGTTATCTTCTGTTAACCTGTCAAAGCCATCTTCTTTCAACATGGTATTAAAGTACTTTATAGTATCCTCTAAAGCTTCTTCGATACTACTGCCGTATCCTATAACTGATTCAGGACTACCATCAAATTTTCTTTTTATCCTAAGATCTGTTATTCCGGTATATTCACCTGATTGATTTTCGTAAATTTTAACTTTCATTTTTGCATATGGTAAAATATCAATCATCCAAATAATAAATTCGGCTACTGTTTTTTCAATTTTGCCAACATTTTCTAATTTTAAGTTATGCCACATATGTCCTCCTATTGTTTACCAAATGAGTTAGTTCCACCATCACTAAAAATAACTATTGCATACAGAGTTTGACATACATTACCGGGTTTGAATCCAAGCAAAAACTTCTGACACGATAACGTAAAATTTTTACTTTAAAATATAGTCAAACATTTCGTTCCAGTCGAACTGGATATCTCATTATTTAATCTTCTCGAGAATCATTACAATTTTATCAAAAGAGCCTCTGAAAACTAACCTTGATAATTCAGAGTGTAACCAAATAATTTTTACTGGTCTTTTTACATCTGTACTTAGTCTGCCCCATAAAGCATCGAGATTACAGCCATAATAATCGCCAAAATTTAACAATGCAGAAAATTCGCGATAAAAGTCAGCTTCGGAATATATTTCCCAGCCATCTAAAACAAACTCATCAATATTTAATACCATCATTCTAATTGTTATTAATTTCTATATCATTTAGAATTTTCATCAGCCTTTCTATAGCTTCCGATGGTTCTTCCTCAGGGCTAATCAATATATTAAATATTTGTTCATCAAGTTGAATATCATAAATGTCAATACCAATATAACCTTTTGACCAAAATTCCACCGCGCCTATTTTCTGATGACCTTTAAACTCGGCACGATCCAGATCTCCAAAATCACCATCAGAAAAGAAACTGTACTCAAACAAATACTCAGGGAGAGCAGGTTCTATCTTATTTTTAAAATCATTAACATTCATAGTTCTATTACCCTCCTTTCACTTCATCTATAAAATAAACCACATAAATATTTATCAGCTCAGCTCAGCTCAGCTCAGCTCAGCTCAGCTCATCATAATTCACCCTTAATATTCCCTATCTTTTCTTAAGATCTATTTAATATTAAAATAGGTTTCCACTGAAGTCAATCGATTAACTTTTGAGGAAAAGATATATTTCCCCAATTGATATAATTCAATATTAAACCACCTAAAATTGAATATATTTTTTGGCTGTAAACGCATTAATGACATTAGAAATTCATCAAAATCAATTTCAAAAGCAATATGCTTTATCTCATTCCCACAAAAAGCTTTTGCCCGGAAAAGTCCATTAACACCATCACCACTCAACTGATATTTTATTAATCCCGTATGCATATCATAATCTATCGATGACAATTCCAGACTGCACCACTCAGATAATAATTCCATTTTACCCTCAGATAAGCATGTATATTTTCACAAACAATACTTTCATGTCAATCCTCGTTCAAGGCTGATATTTTTCACCGCACTAATTGAATGAAATCATGATACCCCTCAAAATAGATAGCATATCCGTGAAAAATAAACTATATTCTTAGTGTATTATTCAATTTCTTGAATATAAGAATTGTATAAGTCATCATTTTTTCTAGCCAGAACCTGCCACACTCCGGGCAGCGCAAAGCGTTCCTTCTACCCACATCAATTTTTCCATAAAATAATCTACATCCATATGGTTATTACCAGCCACCAGAATACCTATAATTTATTTAAATTACTTTCCATAAAAAATAACACTTACAATTATTTCAAATATCGGGTAAATACATTACATAATCACAACAGCATGCAAATTTTGACATGAAAACCTCTTACAGATTAATACCCTTCCTGTAACAGTGATGGATTTTTCTGTTACTCAACTTCTTTAACATATGAGTCGAATTTATTTGGATCTAATTCACTTTCTATCAAGAGTCGCCCACAGCAAGGGCATATATACGCATCTTTTGCCGACCGATCATATAGTTTAGTCAGTAAATCCGGGTATTTGTTTTCCCTGACATCCTCCCATAGCCCGACGATATCCATTATATTTTTTTGAGGAACGATATCATATAAAAACCCCTCATCCATTGTGTGCACTGCCATAACATGGCCACATTTACATCTCAACTTTGACATTACTTACCTCTAATAGAAGACTGGTCAAATCCATGAAAACTTATGTCGAATTTACACCCTATAAACATTCATTATGAATAGTATTCAGATTCATTTATTAATCATTTAAGTTGATATAAAATCATACTATAATTAGTCAATTTTGACGAGTTATTTTTCAATTACCTCTCGTTACTCAACGATGTAATTGAAGATATTTTTCGCAAGCAATACAAGTATACTTGAAGCAAACACCTTCATTCCAGAGGTAATAATTCACCGTAGTTATGCATATAATATGCAAATCACCTGTCCAAGCCCATGCATCATCAGTTTGGATGGTAAGAGTCCCTATACATTATTGAAAAACCCTTCCGTATGGTGATCGTTCTCTGGCAGGTCAATAAGTTCTGGATTTATAAGATTGTTGTCGCATTACTTGAACCAAGGATATAAACATCAATCCTTTATATTTATCTGATAACATCTGACCTCCTCAATAGTGACACAGTTACAATTCAAAGTTGACAATCATCCCGATTAGATAACTCTAGTAATTCTTTTAAATATTCTTGAAAATTCCTCTTCTTCGTTTCCTTCATATATTCCAAAACAGATTTAACATTATCAATGGTAATACCTCCATCAACTCTGGATATTTCTATCTTGATGATTTCTTCACCGTCAATAAGATAAGTATAAATATCTTCGTACTGTTCTATCATATGATATATAAGGCATGCTGAAGAGGCATACTCAAACCTTTGACGTATAAATGGAAAAACAACCGCTCTCTCCCACCGATCAAATTCCTCTGTTTTTTTCATATTATGTCACCTGATTTGAAGCAAATCCGCCAGCGAACTCTCTTCAAGAATTTTTTGAATGCTTAATCGTAAAGTTATATCAATTATGACTGATTAATTTTCAATCAGCGTAGTTAATGTGAATTCGTCGATTATCAGCATTCCTATAGGTCAGTCATAGGCACTCTATCACTGGTAATGGGCATAACAAACATCCGATTTGAAATTTTCATTGTAATGAGCCCCTTTAAAAATAAAAGGGGCATTTAACAATCGACCGTTCACCACTGTTCAGGCGATTAATGTATTCAATCTAGCTTAGATCCGGGAACGTAGTCAGGATCCTCGTCATCAGAATCCCAAAAATTAACTGGAGAGGCATATACGCCATTATGTATTACAGGACACCATCCAAAATCATTATAAAATAAAGACAGTTCAACAATCTCATATATATCATCACTTTCTTGGTTTAAAGTTATTAGTGCAGGTTCGTAATGGGTATACAAGCCTCCTGCTCCTGCCATGGCTCGTTCCTCAAAGAGTTCTCGGTCCCAATCATAGACAACACCTAGTGTATCTGGAATAACTGTAAAAAACATGATCTCAAATTTATCAGAAACCTGAACTCTACATGGTATATTTTTTTGCTTTGAGAGCATTCCGGTAATTAAGTTATCTGGAAATTTAATCTTCAACATCATTTTTGCCAACCTTTAGGAACAATAACGTCCCCAGTAAAATTTTTCGCAAATGTGCTCACTGGACTAAAATATTGTATACCCCAAGGGTCTCTTATAGCTACAACCGATACGCCATTTCGCGTAGTAACTCCATCGACAACAACAAAATGAGAAAAACTACTCCCTCCAATTTTATCTTCGATACGGGTGATAACTGGCGTACCATTTGCGGTGTAACGAGACAAGTCATTCACATTTCGATTCCCCCAGGCAATCGAGTCGACTCCTTCTAATTTTAGTATATTAGAAACTTGTGATGGTGTTATACCGCGAGATGTTGGCGGCGTATTAGATATTAATTTAACAATATCTACTGGTTTACCCATCGTATCCAAAACCATACCACACGAGTTGTGACCACATGTTGGCAACATCCCTTGATTAACAATTGCTCGATCTCCGTTGCGAGGGATAGCATTGTCTAATAAAGGGTGCCTTCTACCTGCCATCCCTGCAGTCTGGCCCTTATTACCAATACCAAAGTTACTGTTATTTAGATAGTCGACCGTCTTTTTCGGCAATCCACTACCTGCCGATATCTCCTTTTTAACAATATCAGCAACAGGCTGAACGTTAAACACCTTCCCCCTTAAGGTCTCATCTGCATTTTTAACTACCTCTGATGCCAGCTTTTTCACAGCTTCCGAAGATTTGGCTACAACCAGAGTACTACCCGCCCCCAGAGCTCCCGTAGTTATCACAGATTCAGGTGCAACAATATCAGCAGCGTATATTCCAGCCTGATTCAGGCATAACACCGGATTCGTTTTACAACCAGCAATAACCAGTCGAGCAGCCAACACCATTTCTGGTGCTACGCCTAAGAGCGTCATGCCACCAACGGTTAATACCTGTCCTCCAGCCCCAGCCAGCGCCGCCATAACAGCCGCTTCACGACGTGCTGTTACACGTTTTGCTGCATTTTTGTCTCCTTTTGACGCCGCAAGAATGTCCCGCTGATTATCCAGTGCATATTGCTGAAGCATATGCTCCGTCATGTTGTAACGGTAAACCGACTGGGCGCTGTCGGCACCGCTGTATGTTCCTTCCGGCGTATGAGTGACCAGCGCACCGGCTAATGCGCCAAAGAAACGGGCGGTTTGCTCTTTCCCTTCGCTCCCGTTTATCGCTTCCTTAAGCAGCGCAAACTGTCTTTCTTTCTCATTAAGATACGCAGGTTCAAATAGCGAACTCTGCATCACAATGCCCGCCAGTTCCGCCGCCAGCGCCCCTGCCGCAGCCCCCTTACCATCGCCGCCGGCAATTTCGGCGCTGATGCCCGACAGCACCGCGTGGCTGAGCATTTTACCTTGCGGGCCAAGCACCTGACCGTTGTCGCCAATCAGCCCCGCCCCTTCGGCATTAATCTGACCAGCGACGTTAGCCAGCAGGGCCGTGGTCAGATTGTCTTTATAGCTTCCGCCGTTGATGGCAGTGTTCAGGCTGGAGCTGATAACCGACTGCCCGGCAACCCGCTGGGCGATTTTGGTCCAGCCCTCATCTTTGATAAGCACAGGTAAACGGGCTTTATCTGCCGGAACGTCCAGCGCCATCATCTTGTCGAACCCGGCCAGCGCGCCGCCAATCGCCATCGACGTTGCCAGCGATTTCACCGAACTGCTGCTGCCCATCGTTTTCAGGGTTTTCGACAGGTTGCCCTTGTGTTCAACCAGCGCCACCGCCGCCTGAGACATCAGCGATGACATCCCGGCATAGGCAGAACCATAAACCATCGTCGCGGTCGCGCCTGCCGCACCAGTGGCCGATACCGCACTTGTCGCCGCCGCTGCGGCCAGTCCGGCACCTGCCGTCACAGCAGCAACGGCAACGGCAATCACCGCCGCCACCACCGGATTCAGGCTCTGGCTCTGGTGGTTCCAGCCATCGTAAGCGTTCTTAACCGCATTCCACTGCACATCGCTGCGGGTATTCAACCCCTTCAGCCACGCGGTACCTGGCAAAGCCCCCAGTGCCGTAACGGCCCCCTGCAGCGTCTGGGCGTTTTGGGTACGCACATCGGCGCTAATGCCTTTGGCTGCATCGATGGTCAGCTTGCCGCCCGCATGAATTGACGGCAGAACCCATTTACCTTCGTTATATCCCCGGTTGCTCTGCTTGATGTAAAAACCTTTCGAGTTAGTCACCGTCTGCTCGAAAGTGGTGTTTTTCACTGCCCGGAAGTTGACCTTCCCGTTGGTACTGGTGAGGCGCGCGTTTTTCCCTGCCGCGATTTTACTCGCCTCGTAGGTGCTGTCGTCGCGGCTCAGCAGGTTGATATCGCCACCAGCGGTAAACTCGGTGACCCTTTTGATCGTCTCGTGCTTCGTCTTTTTGATGGTGGTTTTCTTACCCCACCACTTGCGTTTGACAGTTTTCTTCTCGTAGTGGCTCGACTCCTCCATCGCCTGGGCATACAGCCAGCCGCCTTTTGCCGCCACGTCCATTGAGCCTTTTGCGATAAGCCGGGTCGCCTGGAACAGAATGCTGCCGCCGGAAATCACCGTCAGCGCCGCACCTGAATTCAGCGTGACGCCTGTCTGGGTGACCGCTTCGCTCCAACTGCTGCCCTTTTCCCTATATTGGGTCCCCTTCACCGCTTCAAAGCGCATATTGCCGCCGGAGGTCAGGAAGATATTGCCGTTGGAGGTCAGACTGCTTCCCGCCGCCTGGATAGTGCCGTTAGCGGCCAGCGTCAGCTGTTTTACCCCACGAATGCTGCTGAGTACGTTGAGTTCATCGCGGTTATTGTCATTCTTGCTGTCGGTGACGCTGTAGCCTTTAGCTGGCAGCAGGATATTCCTTCCGGCCTGCAGAGTGGCTTTATCTCCGGCGACCACGCTGGCGCCGGGCAGCGAGATATCCGCCGCTGCGTTGATCAGCAGGTTTTTGCCTGCCTTCAGTACGCTACGCAGTTCCGGCGTACGGCTGGTGGGGAAATACGGGCTGAAACGTTCGCTGAGGGTACGCATACTGAAATCAGCCTGCGCCCTTGAGGTCATGCTGATGTTCCCGCCAGCCTCCGCGCGAATGCCTTTTAAGGTCAGGTTTTTACCGCTGCTGAGGGTAATATCGCCCGATGCTCGCAGCGGGTCGCCCGGCAGCATGCGGTTAAACAGTTCCTGTTTCCGCTCTGTAGAAAGCTGAACGCCGGGGCGCTGATGGTCCAGCATCGCTTCATTTTTATCGACGGTGATATCACCGCCCGCCGTCATGGCGATGTTTTTGCTCTGCACCGGCAGGCGGGTGTTTTTGAGCAGAATATTGCCGCCCGCGTTAATGAACAGATCGCCAGTGGCTTCGAGGCTTCCCTGCCAGCGGGTGCCGTCGGCATGGAAGTAATGCGGCGCTTCGCTGGTGTGCGAGGTGACGTTGCCGCTGCGGCTGACGAGGGTAATATTGCGCCCTTTCAGTTCGCTCTGCCTGGCTTCAAGCCCGCCGCCGGAGAGTACGGAGATATCCTTCCCCGCCGTCAGTAGCGCCTGCATCATGCGGGTGGTTTTATCCGCCAGCAGCGTGATGTCGCCGGTCGCCTTCATCACATCGCTGGTAATAATCGTGCCGGAGCGCAGGAGGATATTATTGGCAGTGATGGTGTCGGGGCGTGCAATGACGCTGGCGTATTTAGCGCCGCCGGGATGTGGTTCGCTGCTTTCGATGCGGTCGGAGAAGTCAGCAACCAGGTTGCCGCCTGCTTTTAGACGGGAAACATGTAATTTACTCTGCACCCAGTCGGTTGTTTCGCTTGAATGGCGGAATTTATGCTCCTGTTGAAAACCATATATTCTAGAAACCCCTTTTTCTTTCTCCGGGGCAAGGGCTCGGGGAACAGGATTACTTCCGAAGAAGAAATACTTTTTCAAAACCCCTTCATAACGGTTCTCATTAATCAGTGAACGTCCGGTCAGTATTGCATCACGAGCAGCGCTAATATCTCCCAGCCGGTTAACCAGACTACTGGAATGGATATAGAGATTTTGCCCCGCGCTGATAACCGGTCTGGCCCCCTGAATTTGCACGGTATAGCGCGTTTTTTCAGTATTCAGCCAGGTCAGGTTTGCAAAATCTACCGATCCGAACCAACGCACAGGCTCACCGGTATCCATCACCCCAATTACCCCTGCTGGAACCATGACAGCAGTTCCGTGCGGCCCTAAATGTGTCCAGTACCAACCCAGCCGGTTATTCGACACCAGCGCACTTCCCGGCTTCTCCGTCCGCACCACCGCCTCGACTTTATTAATCACATTCTCAAGCCGGTCCGTGCGTATCACCAAATCGCCGCTGTTGGTCTGAATACGCGCCGAGCGGTTCTCCACCAGCCTGGCCTTATTCCCCTTCGCGTCCTTCTGGATCCACATATTCTTGTTGCTGTGCAGCGCTGCGCCGTTGGTATTGCGCACCGTGTCAGCGAAAATACGCATATCGCCGTGGGCGGTGGTGGAGCTACGGTTTTCCAGCGTGGTGGCAGCCAGGGTCATATCGCGGTCGGCCCTGACGCTAGCACCCGCCGTGGTGGAGAGGCTACGGGCGCTGACGTTCAGGTCGGTCTGCGCTTTCACGTTGCCGAGGGTGATTTTCCCCGCCGTAGTCAGCGAGATGTCCCGCTGGGTCGAGGTGATGTCATTAAGATTGACGCCAACGCCTGCTTCCGTTGCGACCAGACGTATTTTATTGGCATACATGCCGCCAAGGGCTTTGGTGTCTACCGCCAGTTGGGGCTTTGTTCCCTCTCCGGCAATGGGTTTAATGCTGCCGTCCTGAAAATTAACCCTGTTCGCCCCCTGGGTCAGGCTCACCGTGCGACCGCGAATTTTACCGTTCAGCTCCGTCGCCCGGCTGATCACATCAACATATTCCGCCGAACCGCCGTCAAGGCCCTTGCTGCCGATAATCACGCTGCCTTTTTTCACCTCCAGCGCGCTCAGCGCCCCCTGCTTATCCAGCTGCGGTTTACCGGTGGTCAGCGTCACGCCAGGGGTATTGATAAAGCTGCACCCGTCGCAGGTAATACCGTTCGGGTTGGCAATCATCACGTTAGCCTTCTTCCCGGCCACCTCCAGCTTGCCGTTCAGCGTCGAGCGGGTGCCGCTCGTCACTTCATTGATAATCAGCTCCGCCGCCTTGCCTTTGAGATTCGGGTTTGCTCCGAGCTGTCCGGCCAGCTGCGATTTCGCCGCAGCGGTGGCGTTATTCAGCACCGCGCCGGGCGCATTAATGCTGAAATCGGTGTAGCGGTTATGCGAGATCCCCGCAGAATTGGGCGTGGCGATATTGACCACCGGGACGTTGCCCGGCTTCATCACTACTTTGCTGTTGCCGTTCGCCGCCGTGATACCGGCGGCAATGGCGGGGTGCATGGGCTGCACGGCGGTCAGATAAATCAACAGCCAGCCTGCCGCCCGCGCTAACGGGTGGAGTGGTTTTTCCATTGTGATAAACATCCTTATTTGTTGTGCCAGCAGTTAAGAACCTATCCCATTAGGGCTATCTTATTTGCCAGTTTGGCCCTGGGCAGTGCTCAGAACCCTCACGTACTACGTGTACGCTCCGGTTCTTGCGCGCTGTCCGTGTCCAAACTGCCTGCAACGATTACGCCTACTGGGATAGGCTCTAAAGCGTGAGGGTGGCCTGCCAGTAAACCACCGGTTTATCCGGGCTCAGCGAATCGGGCCAGGCGAGCGGGAAGCCCACGGAGAGCGACTGCGTAAACCAGCGCCCGCTCAGCTCCAGTCCCAGAGAAGATCCGACTACGTTGCCGCCGGCAATTTTTCCGTTCTCGCTCATCACATGACCCGCATCCAGCGCGCCAGTCAGCGACAGCGTCCCCAATCGCGGCAGGGTCAGCCACTGCCAGGTCAGCTCATTACGCAAATAGCCGCCGCGGTTGCCGGTCAGATACTGCTCCTTAAATCCTCTGACCGAATACTGGCCGCCAACGGAAATGCGCTCGCTGGCATAGAGGGTGTCAGGGGTGGTCTGGCCGTATGCGGAGGTCAGCCAGTACAGAGAAGGTGTCACGGGATAAAACCAGCTGCCGTTGAGGCTGAAACGACGATATTCACTGCGCGGGAGCGACGGATGCGCCGGGTCATCTTCCGTTGAACCGGCAAGATCCAGACCATGAGCGAAAGCGGGACCAAGCGTCAGCCAGCCGCCTGCCAGCGAGCGACTGTAGTTAAGGCCGGTAGTCAGGCTAGTGAGCGTTGGACTGCTGACGTTCAGACGCACGCCGCCGAGGCTGTTTTCGGTTTTACGCCGGGTGAAATCGACATCCAGCGCCAGCCGCTGTTTGCCATCTCGCCACAGGGTACGGT
This Klebsiella sp. RHBSTW-00484 DNA region includes the following protein-coding sequences:
- a CDS encoding GGDEF domain-containing protein, whose protein sequence is MPEREKNINIQPLSAISRTHFLPALLTIVAVSGLCAFVSPPLGPWSVILSNPGMYIDLLALLFLLFILWSSTKVRMNHVAVNWVRYGLLLWIAGGTFDLMDEIFHQPRWMGYYCEDLLRLSGMLLTAIGIYKIIERINLLYVDARSQSLKDELTQLPNRRFFIDTIREKEGHPLALMIVDIDFFKKINDTYGHLVGDEVLFALGKQLAKLTSEKVLPSRIGGEEFAIIVDGLSAQEVDELAQSILQNARAILINHHNPLSISIGVGLRNQDEPQNEFIKKVDDVLYKAKNNGRGRVEWAA
- a CDS encoding helix-turn-helix transcriptional regulator, with the protein product MIDDLADILNRLVNQKDNLHVRFPEPDISEPALAFKVPFPRLEIVLEGELKENGLPLSETMLSTSQVLYVQAGKWTQPEWTGPASTLSILFGRQKLGFCVQYWDGKQLRTEKQNVARLGPRVGSYLLLSLNEICLQPDPVTARLVVAALLSHCLEQLVGLEMRVSRSRDLFMAVQDYLEEHLSQPLTRESVAKRFHITPNYLSHIFQKSGSVGFNEFLTSVRLEKAKKLLRGYDLKVKEIAHNCGFVDSNYFCRVFKRYTERSPSEYRRHCRSAQQG
- a CDS encoding barstar family protein encodes the protein MMVLNIDEFVLDGWEIYSEADFYREFSALLNFGDYYGCNLDALWGRLSTDVKRPVKIIWLHSELSRLVFRGSFDKIVMILEKIK
- a CDS encoding two-partner secretion domain-containing protein, with protein sequence MEKPLHPLARAAGWLLIYLTAVQPMHPAIAAGITAANGNSKVVMKPGNVPVVNIATPNSAGISHNRYTDFSINAPGAVLNNATAAAKSQLAGQLGANPNLKGKAAELIINEVTSGTRSTLNGKLEVAGKKANVMIANPNGITCDGCSFINTPGVTLTTGKPQLDKQGALSALEVKKGSVIIGSKGLDGGSAEYVDVISRATELNGKIRGRTVSLTQGANRVNFQDGSIKPIAGEGTKPQLAVDTKALGGMYANKIRLVATEAGVGVNLNDITSTQRDISLTTAGKITLGNVKAQTDLNVSARSLSTTAGASVRADRDMTLAATTLENRSSTTAHGDMRIFADTVRNTNGAALHSNKNMWIQKDAKGNKARLVENRSARIQTNSGDLVIRTDRLENVINKVEAVVRTEKPGSALVSNNRLGWYWTHLGPHGTAVMVPAGVIGVMDTGEPVRWFGSVDFANLTWLNTEKTRYTVQIQGARPVISAGQNLYIHSSSLVNRLGDISAARDAILTGRSLINENRYEGVLKKYFFFGSNPVPRALAPEKEKGVSRIYGFQQEHKFRHSSETTDWVQSKLHVSRLKAGGNLVADFSDRIESSEPHPGGAKYASVIARPDTITANNILLRSGTIITSDVMKATGDITLLADKTTRMMQALLTAGKDISVLSGGGLEARQSELKGRNITLVSRSGNVTSHTSEAPHYFHADGTRWQGSLEATGDLFINAGGNILLKNTRLPVQSKNIAMTAGGDITVDKNEAMLDHQRPGVQLSTERKQELFNRMLPGDPLRASGDITLSSGKNLTLKGIRAEAGGNISMTSRAQADFSMRTLSERFSPYFPTSRTPELRSVLKAGKNLLINAAADISLPGASVVAGDKATLQAGRNILLPAKGYSVTDSKNDNNRDELNVLSSIRGVKQLTLAANGTIQAAGSSLTSNGNIFLTSGGNMRFEAVKGTQYREKGSSWSEAVTQTGVTLNSGAALTVISGGSILFQATRLIAKGSMDVAAKGGWLYAQAMEESSHYEKKTVKRKWWGKKTTIKKTKHETIKRVTEFTAGGDINLLSRDDSTYEASKIAAGKNARLTSTNGKVNFRAVKNTTFEQTVTNSKGFYIKQSNRGYNEGKWVLPSIHAGGKLTIDAAKGISADVRTQNAQTLQGAVTALGALPGTAWLKGLNTRSDVQWNAVKNAYDGWNHQSQSLNPVVAAVIAVAVAAVTAGAGLAAAAATSAVSATGAAGATATMVYGSAYAGMSSLMSQAAVALVEHKGNLSKTLKTMGSSSSVKSLATSMAIGGALAGFDKMMALDVPADKARLPVLIKDEGWTKIAQRVAGQSVISSSLNTAINGGSYKDNLTTALLANVAGQINAEGAGLIGDNGQVLGPQGKMLSHAVLSGISAEIAGGDGKGAAAGALAAELAGIVMQSSLFEPAYLNEKERQFALLKEAINGSEGKEQTARFFGALAGALVTHTPEGTYSGADSAQSVYRYNMTEHMLQQYALDNQRDILAASKGDKNAAKRVTARREAAVMAALAGAGGQVLTVGGMTLLGVAPEMVLAARLVIAGCKTNPVLCLNQAGIYAADIVAPESVITTGALGAGSTLVVAKSSEAVKKLASEVVKNADETLRGKVFNVQPVADIVKKEISAGSGLPKKTVDYLNNSNFGIGNKGQTAGMAGRRHPLLDNAIPRNGDRAIVNQGMLPTCGHNSCGMVLDTMGKPVDIVKLISNTPPTSRGITPSQVSNILKLEGVDSIAWGNRNVNDLSRYTANGTPVITRIEDKIGGSSFSHFVVVDGVTTRNGVSVVAIRDPWGIQYFSPVSTFAKNFTGDVIVPKGWQK